A genomic window from Streptococcus sanguinis includes:
- a CDS encoding D-alanyl-D-alanine carboxypeptidase family protein has product MKYSKLIILAASVLVLGACSSGKDTTGDSSDKQAASSTSTVKKQDAEKDKNSSQDTTTSSESADTKKEQNHEAKTLDQNVSYNGSYYSVKGKYGEILVVNKHYPLSASYNPGENATAKAELLKLIADMQAQGYAISDQYSGFRSYDTQTELYQNYVNQDGKAAADRYSARPGYSEHQTGLAFDLIDKNGNLVQEAGASQWLLDNAYKYGFIVRYLEGKEGSTGYMPESWHLRYIGKEAKEIAQSGKSLEEYFGITGGDYEE; this is encoded by the coding sequence ATGAAATACAGTAAACTAATTATTCTTGCAGCATCTGTTCTTGTTCTAGGCGCATGTTCGTCAGGTAAAGACACTACTGGAGACAGTTCTGATAAACAAGCGGCTAGCTCAACTAGTACAGTTAAGAAACAAGACGCTGAAAAAGACAAAAATTCTAGCCAAGATACGACAACATCTTCAGAGAGCGCTGATACTAAAAAGGAGCAAAATCATGAGGCCAAAACTCTTGATCAAAATGTTTCTTATAACGGCAGCTACTACAGTGTCAAAGGGAAATATGGTGAGATTCTCGTAGTCAACAAACACTATCCTTTGTCAGCTTCCTATAACCCAGGTGAGAATGCGACTGCTAAAGCAGAATTGCTCAAACTGATTGCAGACATGCAGGCACAAGGTTATGCTATTAGCGACCAATACAGTGGTTTTCGCAGCTATGATACTCAGACCGAACTCTATCAAAATTATGTCAATCAGGACGGTAAAGCTGCTGCAGACCGCTATTCTGCTCGGCCAGGCTACAGCGAGCACCAGACTGGTTTGGCATTTGACTTGATTGATAAAAATGGCAATCTCGTACAAGAAGCTGGAGCAAGTCAGTGGCTTCTAGATAACGCCTATAAATACGGTTTTATCGTTCGCTATCTAGAGGGTAAGGAAGGTTCAACTGGCTACATGCCTGAAAGCTGGCATCTGCGCTATATTGGTAAAGAAGCCAAAGAAATCGCTCAATCAGGCAAGTCCTTAGAAGAATATTTCGGAATTACTGGCGGTGATTACGAAGAATAA
- a CDS encoding cupin, whose amino-acid sequence MKFFVTNPNNDFAETPVQEEGRIIHHLHLAKGKEVPEHSADALVTVVCLSGNVSFSAGEHTVRLVAGSFLTMEPNELHSLVGEEDSHLLVIKQLKY is encoded by the coding sequence ATGAAATTTTTTGTTACCAATCCCAATAATGATTTTGCAGAAACACCTGTGCAAGAAGAAGGCAGAATCATCCATCATCTGCATCTTGCTAAAGGAAAAGAAGTTCCAGAGCACAGTGCTGATGCACTAGTAACAGTCGTTTGTTTATCAGGAAATGTAAGCTTTTCTGCTGGAGAGCATACTGTACGGCTAGTGGCAGGTTCCTTTCTAACGATGGAGCCCAATGAGCTACACAGCCTAGTTGGAGAAGAAGATAGCCACCTCTTGGTTATCAAACAACTAAAATATTAA